A stretch of Arachis hypogaea cultivar Tifrunner chromosome 15, arahy.Tifrunner.gnm2.J5K5, whole genome shotgun sequence DNA encodes these proteins:
- the LOC112750871 gene encoding uncharacterized protein, with protein sequence MDSKTPQRRRRSSVIQNGTITREKKPKRSEVLAKKKAVEQSIKSARAEKDHLASFPEFRHFVNNGLSMCLKSGCGDTLSSPVKHYVQSLLKLNMEGPYGSEWLDEEKVKRREMVAPEAHYIFVHEDANSVGDETRMMLSAEEASTSCVEDSGPLVGFLHYRFVLEEDVPVLYVYELQIEPRVQGKGLGKFLMQLIELIAQKKCMGAVMLTVQKANLLALNFYLSKLRYIISTISPSKMGIEKSYEILCKTFNDEAKTILETMENRGF encoded by the exons ATGGATTCAAAGACGCCGCAACGGCGTCGTCGAAGCAGTGTCATCCAAAATGGCACCATTACCAGAGAGAAGAAGCCCAAACGTAGCGAG GTCCTCGCAAAGAAGAAAGCCGTTGAGCAATCCATCAAATCAGCACGTGCCGAAAAGGATCACCTTGCTTCCTTCCCTGAGTTCCGCCACTTTGTCAATAACG GTCTATCTATGTGTTTGAAGTCAGGATGCGGTGATACACTATCCTCTCCTGTTAAGCACTATGTTCAGAGCCTCCTTAAG CTAAATATGGAAGGACCCTATGGATCTGAGTGGTTGGATGAAGAAAAGGTGAAGCGCAGAGAAATGGTTGCTCCAGAAGCACACTATATATTTGTGCACGAGGATGCCAATTCAGTTGGTGATGAGACAAGAATGATGTTGAGTGCAGAAGAGGCTTCAACTAGTTGTGTGGAAGATAGTGGCCCCTTAGTTGGATTTCTACATTACCGTTTTGTTCTGGAAGAAGATGTACCGGTCCTTTATGTGTATGAGTTGCAGATTGAGCCTCGTGTCCAAGGAAAAGGGTTAGGGAAGTTTCTAATGCAACTAATTGAGCTTATTGCCCAAAAG AAGTGCATGGGTGCTGTCATGCTAACTGTTCAAAAAGCAAATTTACTAGCTCTGAATTTCTATCTAAGTAAGCTGAG ATACATCATATCAACCATTTCGCCTTCAAAG ATGGGGATTGAGAAGAGTTACGAAATTCTTTGCAAAACATTTAATGACGAAGCGAAAACTATTTTGGAG ACGATGGAAAACAGAGGCTTTTGA